The Christiangramia salexigens genome includes the window CTCACCGGCAATAACACCGGAGGCTTTGGATTTGATACTTCCAAAGGCTAAAGGAAAGACGACTAACAAGCAGACTTTATCTGTTAGCATAACTAAAGACCTGCAGTTCTATATTAATAGCGAAAGAATAAGCAGCAGTTCTTTAGAAGGTACCTTAAAGTCAAGGCTTGCAGGTGTGGAAAATCCTACGATCATATTAAGAGCTGAAGAGGGAGTGCCAATAGAGAAAGCGGTAAACGTAATGGATATCGCAAACAGAAACAGCTACAAGATTGTGCTTGCTGTAAAACCTGAATAAAGAAAGAAGGCGATGCTGGAGACAAAACATGAGAAGAAATCATTTACCATAACCGTTGTTATACATGTTGTGCTTATTCTTCTTTTGATTTTTTTCGGACTCACTTATCTGGATCCACCGCCAGAGAATGGTATTGCTATAAACTTTGGAACTTCAGAAGTAGGTTCGGGTAATGAGCAGCCTAAAGAGCCCGTTAGGTCGGCACCTAAACAAAGCAGCGCTCAACCTGTGAAATCTGAACCGGTCATCGAAAAGGAAGTTGTTACTCAGGAAAAGGTGGAGGCACCGGTAATAGAGAAAAAGAAGAAAGAAACTCCTGTTGAAACCAAACAGCCTGAACCAAAAAAGAAACCTGAACCTGTAAAAAAGCCAGATCCTAAACCTGATAAATCTACTAATGATGCCCTTAGTAGTATTTTAAATGGTCCTGAGAAGTCAGGGAAAGCAACCGGAGGAAAAGGAGATGATAATGTTGCCGGAGACAAGGGAAGTCCTGAAGGTGACCCGAAAGCAAGTTCTTATTATGGACAGGGTGCAGGTTTGGATGGAGACGGGAATTATCGCCTTGGAGGTAGAAAAGCCTTAAATAAAGAAAAGTTTGTACAGGACTGTAATGAATCCGGGATCGTGGTTGTTCGTATAGAAGTAAATAGAGAAGGTCGAGTGATCAATGCTACACCCGGCATGAAGGGAACCACAAATAATTCACCATGTCTAACTGAGCCGGCTCGAAGAGCTGCGATGGCTACACGCTTTAACAGTGACGATAATGCGCCTTCAAGACAGGTGGGAACGATTATCTACAACTTCAAATTAACAGAATAAGTGAAAACTTATAATGAAACTGTTGAATGGATGTTTCAACAGCTACCCATGTATCAACGTGTGGGGAAACAAGCTTTTAAAAAAGATCTTTCCAATACATTAAAACTCGCGGAACATTTAAACCATCCTGAAAAAAAATTCAGATCTATTCACGTTGGTGGTACCAATGGTAAAGGCTCTGTGAGCCATATGCTGGCTTCCGTTTTTCAGGAGGCGGGATATAAAACCGGTTTATATACATCACCACATCTTAAGGATTTTAGGGAGAGGATAAGGGTTAACGGTGAGATGATCCCTGAACAAAAGGTGGTGAATTTTATAGATAGCAATAAGGAGTTCCTGGAAGCTAATTCTTTAAGTTTTTTTGAAATGAGTGTAGGAATGGCTTTCGATCATTTCGCAAAGGAAAAGGTGGATATCGCTATTATTGAAGTAGGACTGGGAGGTAGACTGGATTCTACTAATATCATTAGACCTGAACTATCTGTAATTACCAATATAGGGAAAGATCATACCGCTTTTCTAGGGAACACTTACCCTGCAATCGCCTTTGAAAAAGCCGGTATTATAAAAAAGTCAGTACCTGTTGTTATTGGTGAGAAACATCCTGAAACTGTTGAGGTTTTTAAAGAAAAAGCCGGCGCTGAATCGTCTAAGATCTATTTTGCTGAAGATTTTAAGTTCCAGAGCCTTGCTTCGGATCTTAAGGGGTTTTATCAGAAGAAAAATGTGAATACCGTTTTAACTGCTTTGAAAGTCCTTAAAGATAAGGACTGGTTAATTTCTGAGGAGGTAGTTGAAACTGCATTGCTTAAAGTCAAAGAAAATACCGGCTTAA containing:
- a CDS encoding bifunctional folylpolyglutamate synthase/dihydrofolate synthase, producing the protein MKTYNETVEWMFQQLPMYQRVGKQAFKKDLSNTLKLAEHLNHPEKKFRSIHVGGTNGKGSVSHMLASVFQEAGYKTGLYTSPHLKDFRERIRVNGEMIPEQKVVNFIDSNKEFLEANSLSFFEMSVGMAFDHFAKEKVDIAIIEVGLGGRLDSTNIIRPELSVITNIGKDHTAFLGNTYPAIAFEKAGIIKKSVPVVIGEKHPETVEVFKEKAGAESSKIYFAEDFKFQSLASDLKGFYQKKNVNTVLTALKVLKDKDWLISEEVVETALLKVKENTGLRGRWDILSSRPEVICDTAHNREGLEIVMDQLKAEKFNKLHIVMGVVNDKDLSTILPLFPKNAFYYFCKPDVPRGLDANNLQKEAAKFGLKGKTYNSVLEAFRAAKITADAEDLIYIGGSNFTVAEVL
- a CDS encoding energy transducer TonB, translated to MLETKHEKKSFTITVVIHVVLILLLIFFGLTYLDPPPENGIAINFGTSEVGSGNEQPKEPVRSAPKQSSAQPVKSEPVIEKEVVTQEKVEAPVIEKKKKETPVETKQPEPKKKPEPVKKPDPKPDKSTNDALSSILNGPEKSGKATGGKGDDNVAGDKGSPEGDPKASSYYGQGAGLDGDGNYRLGGRKALNKEKFVQDCNESGIVVVRIEVNREGRVINATPGMKGTTNNSPCLTEPARRAAMATRFNSDDNAPSRQVGTIIYNFKLTE
- a CDS encoding ExbD/TolR family protein, whose protein sequence is MNLRGRNKISPEFSMSSMTDVVFLLLIFFMLTSPAITPEALDLILPKAKGKTTNKQTLSVSITKDLQFYINSERISSSSLEGTLKSRLAGVENPTIILRAEEGVPIEKAVNVMDIANRNSYKIVLAVKPE